TGGCTGGCTCGTTCGCTAAAATAACCCACTGGGTTATTTTTTCACGCTCCGTCCTACTTCAATCGAAAAAGTTTAAACCACTTCTATAAATTATTATTATTATTATTATTATTCCTCAATTCTGTTTTCATCAAAAGCAGAAGGTAACAGTTTGGGGATGAATTTAACAACCAAAGGTAATAAAAGCGCACCACCAGGCAACAAAAAGATGGCAAGGCTAGGGATGGATTTAAAAATGTCCAATAGTTGTTCCTGTACTTTTTTCTGCTCAACAAGGGTTAAATCACGTTGGGTAGATTGTGTAAGCAGTACCATAAGTTCTTTACTGTCTTTTAATTCTTGATACAGGCGTTTACTATTTCTGATAATTAATTTTTTCACCATTTTACTGGAGTTGTTGTAGAAACTCTGTGCCATATTGTTGGAACTTAGCAGGGCAATTTGGTTTCTATGTACATGGTAAAAGGTATTTACCGTTTTCATGGATTGCTTTATGTGTTGCGTATCTACTTGTAAATCGGTACTTAATTGAATTAAAAACAGTTGTTCTTTCTTGTCAATGGTTTTATCACTCCAAGTAGCCATACACGCTAAATCTAGAATATAATATTTTTCAAGATTGGTTTTTATGCTTTTTATGGCTTCAGGATATGTTATAGGTGTGCTGTTATGATAGCGTAAAGACGATTCAAACAGTTTAATTAAACTGTAGTCATATTTATTTTTTGAGGCTT
This genomic window from Mariniflexile sp. TRM1-10 contains:
- a CDS encoding LETM1-related biofilm-associated protein — protein: MNPSANGWIKKLLKEVAKNNSYLNVESETFYNALRDCGFIYGSNFDVVCNVISNKDLTDEELSKTNLCLALLYTHKNSSSETPFIESVINFYTEINELKTSFFLGFLGEKKSNGQLEKIIHKRIQIDDNFITKNFNYFIINALLYVDILAYETFLKSESISIEYIKNLESSIETISLGALNSKASKNKYDYSLIKLFESSLRYHNSTPITYPEAIKSIKTNLEKYYILDLACMATWSDKTIDKKEQLFLIQLSTDLQVDTQHIKQSMKTVNTFYHVHRNQIALLSSNNMAQSFYNNSSKMVKKLIIRNSKRLYQELKDSKELMVLLTQSTQRDLTLVEQKKVQEQLLDIFKSIPSLAIFLLPGGALLLPLVVKFIPKLLPSAFDENRIEE